The Stratiformator vulcanicus genome has a segment encoding these proteins:
- a CDS encoding tetratricopeptide repeat protein, with protein MSLRPSISLVPAVCSSPTHWLALLIFCGASISFADESAVSLEGANRLVLRGEYQQAVETYDDLLKAGDSDQAVLARIGKVTVLRMTGRRNDARQLLESVPFEDRAASEFAALAEFAFDAGAWDAAEQFVIEALDRDPSNLSARWTRVELQTERGDLEDAERGCRGFIRHYNRSQPTEPDELLLVANGALRYARWRSVSPMYDFVVNELSRDITKANKDDWRGHWLAGTLLLEKYNSAEAVEELTAALKMNPKAVPALLSLAEAQLISLNFKGCEALLDQVEAIDAENAQALCIRADVRLFEGDRAKALALVEQAVDRRPKDQSVLGRLAALRLLNADLQQSDQTTLVDVWTSFLNGIGPENRLKTPDGVSPAAARVVKQVVRRNPRAGLFFETLGGTFEIQKQYLLARPAYQTAVRVMPEHAPAKNALGQLQMRIGDVASAGGTLDEAFQSDPFNVRVSNLRKVVKVVEQLETLETDHFILRFDPDHDALLAEMLGEYLETIYPRLVRQFGFEPTEKTPFEIYSSTYGVSGSSWFSARMVGLPGIDTVGASTGHIIAITSPNDLSKKFNWAQVALHEFVHVINLQQTDFRIPHWYTEALAVWSEGFARPDSWNELLIERWNDGDYRNLNNLNEGFLRPKSSDDRQFAYCQAELYAEYIAERFGEQHLIDLIEAYRIGLLNAAAVEKVFGITLDDFEQGYQEYVSNIVEQLSSRAGPLQYDESDLPEVAASQIRAAQMAFQQGRFDEAAEILDKLLAEKPDVAQAIVLRATIDFFEGRTREAFDRLEVALDKDSPDRQILITLAQLRRNQGDVVDAAELYSLAAEKFPLTPDYLRQAAELEFEIGLWAAALEHFTELCARDAHDLLARKRAAYLSLEMQKFDRAREFALGGMQIDVTDSELHWIAGRAARKAGDLDRAIRSMTLADQFQPDDRAILSSLCELHTEAGQIPQAQAILDRLKSLHPHWPRLRSLTRNIDRLKVSEDE; from the coding sequence GTGAGTCTTCGACCGTCAATCAGTCTTGTTCCCGCGGTGTGTTCCTCGCCGACACATTGGCTCGCGCTGCTGATCTTTTGCGGTGCATCGATCAGTTTCGCCGACGAGTCTGCCGTCAGCCTTGAGGGAGCGAACCGACTCGTCCTGCGCGGGGAGTATCAACAGGCAGTCGAGACCTACGACGACCTCCTCAAAGCCGGCGATTCCGATCAAGCGGTACTCGCCCGGATCGGTAAGGTCACGGTACTGCGGATGACCGGCCGCCGTAACGATGCCCGCCAACTGTTGGAGTCGGTCCCTTTCGAGGACCGCGCTGCTTCAGAATTTGCCGCTCTCGCCGAATTCGCCTTCGATGCGGGAGCCTGGGATGCCGCTGAGCAATTTGTGATCGAAGCGCTCGATCGCGACCCGAGCAATCTGTCAGCCCGCTGGACCCGCGTCGAATTGCAAACCGAACGGGGAGATTTGGAGGACGCCGAGCGCGGATGTCGCGGTTTCATCCGGCACTATAACCGTAGCCAACCAACCGAACCCGACGAACTGCTGCTTGTCGCGAATGGAGCGCTCCGCTATGCCCGCTGGCGGAGCGTCTCTCCGATGTACGACTTCGTCGTGAACGAGCTCTCCCGCGACATTACGAAGGCAAATAAAGACGACTGGCGCGGTCACTGGCTTGCCGGGACGCTCCTGTTAGAAAAATACAACTCGGCCGAAGCGGTGGAGGAACTGACCGCGGCCCTTAAAATGAATCCGAAGGCCGTGCCGGCTCTGCTCTCACTAGCCGAAGCTCAGCTAATCTCGCTTAATTTTAAAGGCTGCGAAGCACTACTCGATCAAGTCGAGGCGATCGATGCCGAAAACGCCCAAGCTCTCTGCATCCGCGCCGATGTCCGACTATTCGAGGGCGACAGAGCCAAGGCCTTGGCATTGGTCGAGCAAGCCGTCGATCGGCGGCCAAAAGATCAAAGCGTACTCGGTCGGCTGGCCGCGCTTCGACTGCTCAACGCCGATCTTCAGCAAAGCGATCAGACGACTCTGGTTGATGTTTGGACGAGTTTTTTAAACGGGATCGGTCCGGAGAACCGATTAAAGACCCCGGACGGCGTTTCCCCCGCAGCGGCTCGCGTCGTCAAACAAGTGGTCCGCCGAAATCCAAGAGCCGGGCTGTTTTTTGAAACGCTCGGAGGCACTTTTGAAATTCAAAAGCAGTATCTGCTTGCCCGGCCGGCCTATCAGACGGCCGTACGCGTGATGCCGGAACATGCCCCGGCGAAAAATGCACTGGGCCAGTTGCAAATGCGAATCGGCGATGTCGCCTCCGCCGGGGGGACGCTCGATGAGGCATTTCAGAGCGACCCGTTTAATGTCCGCGTCAGCAATCTGCGGAAAGTCGTCAAGGTCGTCGAGCAGTTAGAGACCCTCGAAACCGATCACTTCATCCTGCGGTTTGACCCCGATCACGATGCTCTGCTCGCCGAGATGCTCGGGGAATATCTCGAGACGATCTATCCCCGGCTCGTCCGGCAATTCGGCTTCGAACCAACCGAAAAGACACCATTTGAAATCTACAGCTCGACTTACGGCGTCTCGGGTTCCTCATGGTTCAGCGCCCGCATGGTCGGGCTGCCCGGCATTGACACCGTCGGCGCCTCAACCGGACACATCATCGCGATCACATCACCGAACGATCTAAGCAAGAAATTTAATTGGGCCCAGGTCGCCCTGCACGAGTTCGTGCACGTCATTAATCTTCAGCAAACTGATTTCCGCATTCCACACTGGTATACCGAAGCACTCGCCGTCTGGTCCGAAGGCTTCGCGCGACCCGACTCTTGGAACGAATTGCTGATTGAACGCTGGAACGACGGCGATTACAGGAACCTTAATAATTTGAACGAAGGTTTTTTGAGACCGAAGTCATCTGATGATCGCCAATTCGCGTATTGCCAGGCGGAGCTATACGCGGAATACATCGCCGAACGCTTCGGCGAACAACACCTCATCGACCTGATCGAGGCTTACCGCATCGGCCTGCTCAATGCCGCTGCGGTTGAGAAGGTCTTCGGAATCACGCTCGACGACTTCGAACAAGGTTATCAGGAATACGTTTCGAACATCGTGGAGCAACTCTCGTCTCGGGCCGGTCCTCTTCAATACGACGAAAGCGACCTGCCGGAAGTCGCCGCCTCGCAAATTCGTGCGGCGCAGATGGCTTTCCAACAGGGGCGATTCGACGAAGCCGCCGAAATCCTTGACAAGCTACTCGCCGAAAAGCCGGACGTCGCGCAGGCGATCGTTCTTCGAGCGACCATCGATTTCTTCGAGGGCCGGACCCGCGAAGCATTCGATCGACTGGAAGTTGCGCTCGACAAGGATTCGCCCGACCGGCAGATATTGATCACCCTCGCCCAACTCAGGCGGAATCAGGGGGACGTCGTTGATGCGGCTGAACTCTATTCGCTCGCCGCCGAAAAGTTCCCGCTCACGCCCGACTATCTGCGGCAGGCAGCCGAACTCGAATTCGAAATCGGCCTGTGGGCGGCAGCGCTGGAGCACTTCACCGAACTTTGCGCTCGCGATGCTCACGATCTGCTCGCCAGAAAAAGAGCTGCGTACCTTTCGCTGGAAATGCAAAAGTTCGATCGTGCCCGCGAGTTCGCACTGGGCGGGATGCAGATCGACGTGACCGACAGCGAACTTCACTGGATCGCCGGACGGGCTGCCCGTAAGGCCGGCGACCTCGACCGGGCGATCCGATCGATGACGCTCGCCGATCAGTTCCAACCGGACGACCGCGCGATCCTCTCCTCGCTTTGCGAACTTCACACTGAGGCGGGTCAAATCCCTCAGGCTCAGGCCATTCTGGATCGGCTGAAGAGCCTGCATCCCCACTGGCCCCGACTGCGCTCGCTGACGCGAAACATTGACCGCCTGAAAGTATCTGAAGATGAGTGA
- a CDS encoding family 16 glycoside hydrolase, with translation MPFTPGLSKFASHFRLLSYGLCGWAILGITQSGFADSPDGTVQAAERSEQTEGADPKEWNDLLDKPSLKKWKVCDVAGGGEITKKPGRLTLGTGVDLTAVRSLEKLPKIDYEVRLKARRVSGSDFFVGLTFPVDKSHCTLILGGWGGGVVGISSLDGYDASENETTSYREFENERWYDVRLRVTSSRITCFLDSKELIDVPIRDKRLSIRREVEVCKPFGLASWVTTAEIKDMKIGRLPGVVDPARKD, from the coding sequence ATGCCCTTCACGCCCGGCCTGTCAAAATTCGCATCCCATTTTCGGCTCTTAAGCTACGGCCTTTGCGGATGGGCAATACTCGGGATTACGCAAAGCGGATTCGCCGACTCTCCCGATGGGACCGTCCAAGCAGCAGAGCGATCCGAGCAGACCGAGGGTGCTGATCCGAAGGAGTGGAACGATCTGCTCGATAAGCCGTCGCTGAAGAAATGGAAGGTCTGCGATGTCGCCGGGGGCGGTGAGATCACGAAGAAACCCGGTCGGCTGACACTAGGCACCGGGGTCGACCTGACCGCCGTCCGATCGCTCGAGAAGCTCCCGAAAATTGACTACGAGGTGCGGCTCAAAGCTCGCAGGGTCTCGGGAAGCGACTTCTTTGTCGGGCTGACTTTTCCCGTGGACAAGTCGCATTGCACCTTGATTTTGGGCGGCTGGGGAGGGGGTGTCGTCGGGATTTCGAGCCTCGACGGGTACGACGCGTCCGAGAATGAGACCACCTCATATCGAGAATTCGAGAACGAACGTTGGTACGACGTTAGGCTGCGGGTCACTTCCAGTCGCATCACCTGTTTTCTTGACTCCAAAGAATTGATTGACGTCCCGATTCGCGACAAACGCCTTTCGATCCGAAGGGAAGTCGAAGTCTGCAAGCCATTCGGTCTGGCGAGCTGGGTGACGACGGCGGAAATCAAAGATATGAAGATTGGTCGCCTGCCCGGTGTCGTCGATCCGGCCCGAAAGGATTAG
- a CDS encoding peptidylprolyl isomerase: MAQRLLGWLVVIAVGLPAPFTRAAEEPVALVNGEPITAADITFERSLRKVAGSDADVPRALIVEELISRELLRQFLKDRRAIPEVEQIDRAKTRFIERLTAGRPEARAQLEQLGLTDARLETAVAVSLGWETHLRRVITEKSLRDYFEANRRRFDGSRLKVRQIFLAKGFDGVPPAQTQMRLEQIRQEINGDGDSFAAAALKHSEAPSSAEGGSLGWISPFGDIPSAIAPAVFRLGAGEISEPLESPLGWHLVLVEQIEEGELSLEDVRPIVRAELARQLRSQLVAEQRRSAQIERN; this comes from the coding sequence ATGGCTCAGCGACTGCTCGGTTGGCTGGTAGTGATCGCGGTCGGACTTCCCGCGCCTTTCACGAGGGCGGCGGAGGAACCGGTCGCTCTGGTCAACGGGGAACCGATCACCGCGGCCGACATCACGTTTGAGCGGAGCCTCCGAAAGGTCGCAGGTTCCGACGCGGACGTCCCCCGCGCGTTGATTGTCGAAGAACTGATTAGTCGCGAACTGTTGCGGCAATTTCTGAAAGACCGGCGCGCGATCCCCGAAGTCGAGCAGATCGACCGTGCCAAGACACGATTCATCGAAAGGCTCACGGCGGGCCGGCCGGAGGCGCGGGCCCAGTTGGAACAGCTCGGACTGACTGACGCACGGCTTGAGACGGCGGTCGCCGTCTCCCTCGGATGGGAAACGCACCTGCGCCGGGTCATCACGGAAAAATCGCTGCGTGACTATTTCGAAGCGAACCGCCGACGTTTCGACGGCTCACGCCTGAAGGTTCGGCAGATATTTCTCGCCAAAGGATTTGACGGCGTACCTCCTGCCCAAACGCAAATGCGACTCGAGCAGATTCGACAAGAGATCAATGGCGACGGCGATTCGTTCGCGGCGGCGGCGTTAAAACACTCCGAAGCTCCATCATCCGCCGAAGGCGGTTCACTCGGATGGATCAGCCCGTTCGGCGATATTCCGTCCGCCATCGCGCCGGCTGTGTTCCGGCTCGGCGCGGGTGAAATCAGCGAGCCTCTCGAATCGCCGCTCGGCTGGCACCTCGTTCTGGTCGAACAGATCGAAGAGGGTGAGCTCAGCCTCGAAGACGTTCGCCCGATCGTACGTGCCGAGTTAGCCCGCCAGCTGCGATCCCAATTGGTCGCCGAGCAACGGCGGTCGGCCCAAATCGAGCGGAATTGA
- a CDS encoding GGDEF domain-containing protein — protein sequence MTGLLGEFSELVYGGSAVALAAVVLLQYLVHMNRVGRLRRNELTIKEDLAGLESELGEAKKDRSLTRLENHILREFVSQTDLAKALDVLLRRFVPRTENGYAALIEKGSNGFSCHWSRGLTSFSQARLTLTDDLFDQICTEGVEPVTRGDAAFDEFVDHLDRPDKAKAETLYFVVVGTPADPVGVFVTTKLYPAGAPLPQQIELAQRLMLNVAAGLRQTRTLESQQRELRAITEMMELRTVTDRTYDSPVRMITAFSERLREKVGADRATLYLPPLGKTASCKALMRCGSELPEGLDRVWIEHEDRIARFCLGMDEPRTLAPETLKKFGIHTLIRHALVFPLRQGEKRLGMICLTKGGQESFETTAQQLGEWASEYLGETIFKVVNQAIVERQARQDGLTELANRREFDQQLNAHVAEMQTCGTDVSLLLCDLDRFKAVNDTYGHQSGDEVLRVAAQVVREQVMSIRSTDRAVIARYGGEEIAVILPGVPLPGAVRVGESIRKAISEIAFEFERKSVTVTTSVGVASLPMHGETAVDLIARADEALYHAKQSGRNRVCTFGDVSAVDAAAKEPQLR from the coding sequence ATGACCGGCCTACTGGGAGAATTCAGCGAACTCGTCTACGGCGGCTCCGCCGTAGCGCTCGCGGCTGTCGTTCTTCTGCAATATCTGGTGCACATGAACCGCGTCGGTCGGCTTCGCCGTAATGAACTGACCATCAAAGAGGATCTGGCCGGCTTGGAATCCGAACTCGGGGAAGCGAAGAAAGACCGCTCCCTCACCCGGCTCGAAAATCACATCCTCCGCGAATTCGTTTCTCAAACTGATCTCGCCAAAGCACTCGATGTACTGTTGCGTCGATTCGTTCCGCGGACCGAGAACGGGTATGCCGCGTTGATCGAAAAGGGATCGAACGGATTTTCCTGTCATTGGTCGCGGGGCCTGACGAGCTTTTCTCAAGCTCGCCTGACACTAACCGATGACCTGTTTGATCAGATCTGCACTGAGGGCGTCGAACCTGTCACTCGCGGGGACGCCGCGTTCGATGAGTTTGTCGATCACCTTGATCGACCCGACAAGGCGAAAGCGGAGACGCTCTATTTTGTGGTTGTCGGAACGCCGGCTGATCCGGTTGGTGTGTTCGTCACAACGAAGCTCTACCCGGCCGGCGCCCCACTGCCGCAGCAAATCGAGTTAGCGCAGCGACTGATGCTCAACGTCGCCGCGGGATTGAGGCAAACGCGAACCCTTGAGAGCCAGCAGCGGGAACTCCGGGCTATCACCGAGATGATGGAACTGCGAACGGTCACCGATCGGACGTATGATTCGCCCGTCCGGATGATAACGGCCTTCTCGGAACGGCTGCGAGAGAAAGTCGGCGCTGATCGCGCGACGCTTTATCTCCCTCCCCTGGGCAAGACGGCGAGCTGCAAAGCCCTCATGCGATGCGGCAGCGAATTACCTGAGGGCCTCGACCGCGTTTGGATCGAACATGAAGACCGCATCGCCCGGTTCTGCCTCGGGATGGATGAACCTCGAACGCTCGCACCCGAAACTCTCAAAAAGTTCGGTATTCACACGCTCATTCGGCACGCGCTCGTCTTCCCCCTTCGCCAAGGCGAAAAGCGGCTGGGCATGATCTGCCTCACCAAAGGCGGGCAAGAGTCGTTCGAAACGACGGCCCAGCAACTCGGCGAATGGGCTTCCGAGTACTTGGGCGAAACGATCTTTAAGGTCGTCAATCAGGCCATCGTGGAACGCCAGGCGCGACAGGACGGACTGACCGAACTGGCTAATCGCAGGGAATTCGATCAACAGCTCAACGCGCACGTCGCTGAAATGCAGACCTGCGGAACAGACGTGTCGCTCCTGCTGTGCGATCTCGATCGCTTCAAAGCCGTCAACGACACCTACGGTCACCAATCGGGCGACGAAGTCCTTCGCGTTGCGGCTCAGGTCGTTCGCGAGCAGGTCATGAGTATCCGCTCGACCGATCGCGCCGTAATCGCACGCTACGGCGGGGAAGAGATCGCGGTGATCCTCCCGGGCGTGCCACTTCCGGGAGCCGTGAGGGTCGGCGAGTCGATCCGCAAGGCGATCTCTGAGATTGCATTCGAATTCGAACGGAAGTCGGTCACCGTCACCACGAGCGTCGGCGTCGCCAGTTTGCCGATGCATGGCGAAACGGCCGTCGATTTGATCGCACGGGCTGACGAGGCGCTCTATCACGCCAAGCAGAGCGGTCGCAACCGCGTTTGCACCTTCGGAGACGTTTCAGCGGTCGACGCGGCGGCGAAAGAACCGCAGCTGCGATGA
- a CDS encoding serine/threonine protein kinase: MSLKEQSSLQLSYEGFWPETSTLSFSPVLLRRRLRLAAVWLSLVGAMLALAFAFESLTSKAICVIGCVGTLGTNFYLGARPIKSVYWLRMIERVLFGFAAVQAISLQVTLTIRYGQDVAPGETPLVTVAFFGGWGYLILLYGMLVPNTIKRALIVCTVACAIPIATFAGLAVFLEIEPTQSEKFIVGLTAAFLLLTALTAALGLARIRQFADSLQGLQEINGYRLIEQIGSGGMGMVYLAEHRVMRRLSALKLVREDRDRDGRMAARFEEEVRQTARLTDPHIIQIYEYGHDVEGRFFYAMEYLLGHDVQEIVRRFGPMPHERAMFLFGQVARALASAHSALVVHQDIKPSNIFLTQCGGDFDFVKVLDFGLASRRGELRMSSSLAGTPSYMAPEQFSPDGHVDPRSDIYAAAAATLFMLTGFHPETSSGTHKWSRKQAAKSIKNQLQVAARRTPSESIRVLRDCLAFDPKARIQTAKELRKAIRSASCPDAWDHDIARDWWEGIAERVDGKDIPRPKMAGALSADQDLIGATSPTVEMDR, from the coding sequence ATGTCCCTCAAAGAACAGTCGTCCCTGCAGCTCTCTTATGAGGGCTTCTGGCCGGAGACGTCGACCCTTTCGTTTTCGCCGGTGTTGCTTCGCCGACGGCTGCGGCTGGCCGCGGTCTGGCTATCGCTCGTCGGCGCGATGCTCGCGTTGGCGTTCGCATTCGAAAGCCTGACCTCCAAGGCGATCTGCGTTATCGGATGCGTCGGCACGCTCGGCACAAACTTCTACTTAGGGGCACGCCCCATCAAGAGCGTCTACTGGCTGCGGATGATCGAGCGTGTCTTGTTCGGGTTCGCGGCAGTGCAGGCGATCAGCCTGCAAGTGACGCTGACAATACGCTACGGCCAAGATGTGGCTCCGGGCGAAACTCCACTGGTGACGGTCGCCTTCTTCGGCGGCTGGGGCTACCTGATTTTGCTCTATGGGATGCTGGTTCCGAACACGATCAAGCGGGCCCTGATTGTCTGCACTGTCGCTTGCGCGATCCCGATCGCCACGTTCGCCGGACTGGCGGTTTTTCTCGAGATCGAGCCGACGCAGTCAGAGAAGTTCATCGTCGGCCTGACGGCGGCATTCCTACTGCTGACCGCTTTGACTGCGGCGTTGGGTTTGGCTCGCATTCGCCAGTTCGCCGACTCGCTTCAAGGCCTGCAAGAGATCAATGGTTACCGCCTGATCGAACAAATCGGGTCGGGCGGGATGGGGATGGTCTATCTGGCCGAACACCGCGTCATGCGTCGGCTCAGTGCGTTAAAGCTGGTCCGCGAAGATCGTGATCGCGACGGTCGGATGGCCGCTCGCTTTGAGGAGGAAGTCCGTCAGACCGCGCGGCTGACCGACCCTCACATCATTCAAATCTACGAATACGGCCACGATGTCGAAGGTCGTTTCTTCTACGCGATGGAGTACCTGCTCGGTCACGATGTCCAAGAGATCGTGAGGCGGTTCGGGCCAATGCCTCACGAGCGAGCGATGTTCCTGTTCGGGCAGGTCGCCAGAGCCCTCGCCAGCGCACACTCGGCATTGGTCGTCCATCAGGACATCAAACCTTCGAACATTTTCTTGACGCAGTGCGGCGGCGACTTTGATTTCGTGAAAGTCCTCGATTTCGGACTGGCCTCACGTCGCGGGGAATTGCGGATGTCGAGCAGCCTTGCCGGAACCCCGTCCTACATGGCGCCCGAGCAGTTCTCGCCCGACGGGCATGTCGACCCGCGCTCAGACATCTATGCCGCAGCGGCCGCCACTCTTTTCATGCTGACCGGTTTTCATCCCGAGACGAGTTCCGGGACGCACAAGTGGAGTCGAAAACAAGCTGCCAAGAGTATCAAGAACCAATTGCAGGTGGCGGCCCGGCGAACGCCCTCCGAGAGCATCCGCGTTTTGAGAGACTGTTTGGCATTCGACCCGAAGGCTCGCATCCAGACGGCAAAAGAACTACGAAAAGCGATTCGCTCGGCTTCCTGCCCGGACGCATGGGATCACGACATCGCCCGCGATTGGTGGGAAGGGATTGCCGAACGCGTCGATGGGAAAGACATCCCGCGCCCGAAAATGGCGGGCGCTCTCTCCGCGGATCAAGACCTGATCGGTGCGACAAGCCCCACCGTTGAGATGGATCGCTGA